ACCCTCTGCCGCCAGTTCATCCAGAACCTTGAGTCGGGCATCCTTTTCCCGCTGCTTGTAAGCCAGCACATCCCTGGTATAGGCGCGTCTATGCGTTCCCACCTTGCGGCTTGGAAACGCCCCTTCATCAAAGAGCTTTGATGCATACGGACGCGACACATTCAAAAGCTCTGCCGCTTCCTGAGGTGAGATCTCCTCATCCACCGGCATCATCGCCACGGTCTTTCCATCGGCCATCCCACTGATGGCTTCCACCAGTAAACGAAACGCACTGACAGGAATCGAGACTTCCTGACCTTCAATTTGCATTCCGATGGAATCTCTTTTTCCAAACTTCATGCTGCCAATCTGACGACGGGATTCCCGCGCCATAAGCACAT
The DNA window shown above is from Prosthecobacter fusiformis and carries:
- a CDS encoding excisionase family DNA-binding protein, which codes for MMEKRKVIMLTLNEPLVPTEKDVLMARESRRQIGSMKFGKRDSIGMQIEGQEVSIPVSAFRLLVEAISGMADGKTVAMMPVDEEISPQEAAELLNVSRPYASKLFDEGAFPSRKVGTHRRAYTRDVLAYKQREKDARLKVLDELAAEGQRLDMGY